The Toxotes jaculatrix isolate fToxJac2 chromosome 14, fToxJac2.pri, whole genome shotgun sequence genome window below encodes:
- the per2 gene encoding period circadian protein homolog 2 isoform X4 translates to MSEDSDSKPYRFPVLEDQDGASGSRASSSCSSVPRGASGCSSMAQLHRMGGYSQGGPDLGLPSEGSDSSGQDPPASPHNHRKNTRSRSLPEEDVEMKSSGSSGSGTESHGNESHGNESHGNESHGHDSSGSSNGNSKDSALLESSESNKSSNSHSPSPPGSSNAFSLLSSEQDNPSTSGCSSQESAKAKTQKEVIKTLKELKLHLPAEKRHNNKSSTLNTLKYALRCVKQVEANEEYYQLLMINDCQPSGLDVSSYTIEEIDSITSEYTLKNNDIFAVAVSLITGRIVYISDQAASILNCKRDVFKNTKFVEFLTPQDVSVFYSFTTPYRLPSWSMCTGAESSPPDCMQEKSFFCRISGGRDCEGDLQYYPFRMTPYLMKVQDTVHAEDQFCCLLLAERVHSGYDAPRIPTDKRIFTTTHTPSCVFQDVDERAVPLLGYLPQDLIGTPVLLHLHPNDRPIMLAIHRKILQYAGQPFDHSSIRFCARNGEYIILDTSWSSFVNPWSRKVSFVIGRHKVRMGPVNEDVFVAPPSSVAEMKAMDSGIQEITEQIHRLLLQPVHNSGSSGYGSLKSNDHLLGMSSSSESLNKSTIRREEEEVICKARPRTFQEICKGIHLQKSQEQQTTKTENKKSNGIESLQKSPAVVRPKDSAAPLNWRETGSTMDESRASFQEELAFNDQSVYSYQQISCLDSVIRYLESCNVPITMKRKCQSSSNTTSSNSDEDKQKGSNNMQVSEEPALLKDQSGLSALDDRDKKSSDAATAVVGTSLPLPVPNKPESVVSITSQCSYSSTIVHVGDKKPQPESEIIEDVPGTGETAESNQNAGVPPCAVSPPSQEKESYKKLGLTKQVLAAHTQKEEQAFLYRFRELRGLTTHKANCSQYLERQREQTASDAVPAGRFCKQGGPGAEPTTRRGTRNKKTKSKRAKQIESSDSTVSHHRQQQLRPPLLNHGLNPTSWSPSDTSQSTFPMAYPAVMPGYPLQVYPRASSIAARTDATLTGFGDNPSQAPPCPPSIHPAPYTAPLVTPIVALVLPNYMYSPMAPGPPPSQPVYHAETGGFLAQTQHFGQAAFPAQGTFMAQPSFGVQNQFISQNHFAPQAGYLNPPYCVPPSSEIPKPPMEGQSRSSTPQSGGAGGQASPPLFQSGCSSPLNLLELELSVDRQDSTVLPSGGQGNNTTEREKGASGNQAKERELKQASSRGDGNNSDANSSSSDMLDIILHEDSCSGTGSATSGSMGSGSNGCGTSASGTSNSGTSKSRTSASGASASGTSGSGAGSNNSSKYFGSVDSSQNSQKVKGHLSSSEGRPMEMEQSEHFIKYVLQDPLWLLMANTDDKVMMTYQLPSRDIQRVLREDREKLKLLQKSQPRFSEEQKKELIEVHPWIKKGGLPKAIDIKVCSCCDTASEAAAVAAAAAAAAAASAEDQPDLDIGDTETDEVGCPQRPREESSNTVAISCHGPPPGSSSQMQPARQ, encoded by the exons ATGTCAGAAGATTCAGACTCCAAGCCCTATCGCTTCCCGGTTCTGGAGGACCAGGATGGAGCCTCAGGCAGCAGAGCGTCCAGCTCATGCAGCTCTGTGCCAAGGGGGGCCTCAGGGTGCAGCTCCATGGCACAGCTGCACAGGATGGGTGGCTATAGCCAAGGTGGGCCTGATCTAGGCCTCCCCTCAGAGGGCAGCGACAGCAGCGGCCAGGACCCTCCCGCTTCCCCGCACAATCATCGCAAGAACACCCGCTCCCGCTCGCTTCCGGAGGAGGACGTGGAGATGAAGAGCAGTGGTTCTAGTGGGAGTGGTACCGAATCCCATGGCAATGAAAGCCACGGCAACGAGAGTCATGGCAACGAGAGTCACGGTCATGACTCATCGGGCAGCTCCAATGGCAACAGCAAAGATTCCGCTCTGCTGGAATCTTCTGAAAGCAACAAGAG CTCAAACTCCCACAGTCCATCTCCTCCTGGCAGTTCAAATGCTTTCAGTCTGCTGAGCTCAGAGCAGGACAACCCCTCGACCAGCGGTTGCAG TAGTCAGGAGTCCGCCAAAGCCAAGACCCAGAAGGAGGTgattaaaacactgaaagaacTGAAGCTTCACCTGCCTGCTGAGAAGAGACACAATAACAAGTCCTCCACGCTGAACACCCTCAAATATGCACTGCGCTGTGTCAAACAGGTGGAAG CCAATGAGGAGTATTACCAGCTTCTGATGATCAATGACTGTCAACCTTCAGGCCTGGATGTATCTTCCTATACAATAGAAGAAATAGACAGTATTACTTCTGAATACACCCTCAAAAACAAT GACATTTTTGCAGTGGCAGTGTCCCTCATCACAGGAAGGATCGTCTACATTTCTGATCAGGCTGCCTCCATCCTCAACTGCAAAAGAGACGTGTTCAAGAACACCAAGTTTGTGGAGTTCCTTACACCGCAGGATGTTAGTGTGTTTTACAGCTTCACGACGCCTTACCGGCTGCCCTCCTGGAGCATGTGCACTGGAGCAG AGTCATCTCCACCTGACTGCATGCAGGAGAAATCCTTCTTCTGTCGTATCAG TGGTGGTAGGGATTGTGAGGGTGACCTGCAGTACTATCCGTTCCGCATGACACCCTACCTGATGAAGGTCCAAGACACAGTACATGCGGAAGACCAgttctgctgcctcctcctggCTGAGAGGGTTCACTCTGGTTATGATG CACCAAGAATTCCAACGGATAAGCGCATcttcaccaccacacacactccgAGCTGTGTTTTCCAGGATGTAGATGAGAG gGCTGTTCCTCTCCTTGGGTACCTCCCCCAGGACCTGATTGGCACACcagtcctcctccacctgcatcCCAATGACCGCCCGATTATGCTGGCCATTCACAGAAAGA TCCTTCAGTATGCAGGGCAGCCATTTGACCACTCATCTATCCGATTCTGTGCACGAAACGGAGAATACATCATCTTAGACACCAGCTGGTCCAGTTTTGTCAACCCCTGGAGCCGCAAAGTCTCATTTGTCATTGGGAGACACAAAGTCCGCAT GGGCCCTGTGAATGAAGATGTTTTCGTGGCCCCGCCCTCCTCTGTTGCTGAGATGAAGGCCATGGATTCTGGCATCCAGGAAATTACTGAACAAATCCACCGCCTCCTTCTGCAG CCGGTTCATAACAGTGGGTCCAGTGGCTATGGTAGTCTGAAGAGCAATGACCACCTTCTGGGCATGTCCTCCTCCAGTGAGAGCCTAAATAAGAGCACGATACgacgagaggaggaggaagtgatcTGCAAAGCCAGACCC CGAACCTTTCAAGAAATCTGCAAGGGAATTCATCTTCAGAAGAGCCAGGAACAGCAGacaactaaaacagaaaacaagaaaagcaaTGGCA TAGAGTCTCTACAGAAGAGCCCAGCGGTGGTGCGGCCCAAAGACTCGGCCGCTCCACTCAACTGGAGGGAGACTGGGTCGACTATGGATGAGAGTAGGGCATCTTTCCAGGAGGAGCTGGCCTTCAATGATCAGTCTGTCTACTCCTACCAGCAGATCAGCTGTTTGGACAGTGTCATCAG GTATTTGGAGAGCTGTAATGTTCCCATCACCATGAAGAGGAAGTGTCAGTCTTCCTCTAACACCACCTCCTCTAACTCAGATGAGGACAAACAGAAAGGATCCAACAACATGCAAGTGTCTGAAG AACCAGCCTTGTTGAAGGATCAGTCTGGTCTCTCCGCTTTGGATGATCGAGACAAAAAGTCCAGTGACGCAGCCACAGCGGTAGTGGGCACTTCGCTGCCCCTACCTGTACCTAACAAACCAGAAAGTGTGGTGTCCATCACCAGTCAGTGTAGCTACAGTAGCACTATAGTGCATGTTGGGGACAAGAAACCTCAACCAGAGTCAG AGATCATAGAGGATGTACCAGGAACAGGAGAGACTGCAGAATCCAATCAGAACGCCGGGGTTCCTCCTTGTGCAGTTTCACCTCCCAGTCAGGAGAAGGAGTCCTACAAGAAACTGGGGTTGACCAAACAGGTTTTGGCAGCCCATACGCAGAAGGAGGAGCAAGCCTTTCTGTATCGCTTCAGAGAGCTTCGTGgactcacaacacacaaagcaaactgCTCTCAGTACCTGGAGCGCCAGAGGGAACAGACAGCCAGCGATG CTGTACCTGCTGGTCGATTCTGCAAGCAGGGTGGACCAGGTGCAGAGCCCACGACGCGCCGAGGTACGCGGAATAAGAAAACCAAGTCGAAGCGAGCCAAGCAGATCGAGTCCTCGGACAGCACTGTGTCCCATCacagacaacagcagctgcGGCCTCCTCTCCTAAACCATGGCCTTAACCCAACATCTTGGTCTCCCTCTGACACCTCACAGTCCACTTTTCCCATGGCCTACCCTGCTGTGATGCCAGGCTACCCCCTCCAGGTTTACCCTAGAGCCAGTTCCATAGCTGCCCGCACAGACGCCACTCTTACAGGCTTCGGGGACAACCCAAGCCAAGCCCCACCTTGccccccatccatccatcctgctCCCTACACTGCACCCTTGGTCACCCCCATTGTGGCTCTAGTTCTGCCCAACTATATGTACTCTCCAATGGCTCCGGGGCCTCCGCCATCACAGCCAGTGTACCATGCAGAGACTGGGGGCTTTCTTGCCCAGACCCAGCATTTTGGACAGGCTGCCTTTCCAGCCCAGGGCACCTTCATGGCTCAACCTTCCTTTGGTGTTCAGAATCAGTTCATCTCCCAAAACCACTTTGCTCCTCAAGCAGGTTACCTGAACCCACCTTACTGCGTCCCTCCATCTTCGGAAATCCCAAAGCCCCCCATGGAGGGCCAGTCTCGCTCCTCAACGCCACAGTCTGGAGGAGCTGGGGGCCAGGCATCCCCACCTTTGTTCCAGTCTGGCTGCAGCTCACCCCTCAACCttctggagctggagctgtctGTGGACAGGCAGGACAGTACAGTGTTGCCCTCTGGAGGACAAGGGAATAATACAACTGAAAGGGAGAAAGGAGCAAGTGGCAACCAGGCCAAGGAGAGGGAACTGAAGCAG gcaAGCTCACGCGGTGACGGGAACAACAGTGATGCCAACTCTTCGTCCAGCGACATGTTGGACATTATTCTCCACGAGGACTCTTGTTCAGGCACAGGCTCGGCCACCTCGGGGTCCATGGGCTCAGGGTCCAACGGCTGTGGAACTTCAGCCAGTGGGACGTCCAACAGTGGCACGTCTAAGAGCAGGACGTCAGCCAGTGGAGCCTCGGCTAGTGGAACCTCCGGCAGCGGAGCAG GAAGCAACAACAGTAGTAAGTACTTTGGCAGCGTGGACTCGTCCCAGAACAGccagaaggtcaaaggtcacttgAGCAGCAGCGAGGGAAGGCCCATGGAGATGGAGCAGAGCGAACACTTCATCAAGTATGTACTGCAGGACCCGCTGTGGCTGCTCATGGCCAACACAGATGACAAGGTCATGATGACCTATCAGCTGCCCTCGCG TGACATCCAGAGAGTgctcagagaggacagagagaagctgaagctgctgcagaagaGTCAGCCGCGCTTTtcagaggagcagaagaaggaGCTGATTGAGGTCCACCCCTGGATCAAGAAGGGAGGTCTACCCAAGGCCATAGATATCAAG gtgTGCTCCTGCTGTGATACAGcctcagaggcagcagcagtagcagcagcagcagcagcagcagcagcagcatcagcagaggATCAGCCGGACCTGGACATTGGTGATACAGAGACGGACGAAGTCGGTTGCCCACAGAGGCCCAGAGAAGAGTCTTCGAACACTGTCGCCATCTCCTGCCACGGCCCTCCTCCTGGCTCCAGCTCTCAGATGCAGCCAGCCAGACAATGA